In Tessaracoccus flavus, the following are encoded in one genomic region:
- a CDS encoding IS3 family transposase (programmed frameshift) has protein sequence MSSKRRKFTPEFKADAVQLVVVAQRPIAQVARELEINESSLGYWVKLYRKQHPDPVKAPPPVEAARLAALEAEVRRLSEENAFLKKAGGLLRKDATVTDKFTLIHAEKATHTVELMTRLLDVSRAGYYAWAKRGDTPGPAATRRAEVTAAVIESHAASNGVNGHRRVLADLTADGVPASAGMVRSIMRQAGIAGIQPRTKKRTTIPADDAEQRPDLVKRDFTSDTAGSKLVGDITYLRTGEGWLYLATVIDLHSRMVVGWAMAEHMRTELISAALRMAHTHGHLAPGAVFHSDRGSQYTSADYAALAGQFGVQLSVGRTGSCHDNAVAESWFSMLKNEMYYRHRFATRAQARLHVMQYIEVFYNRRRRHSTLDYQTPAAVHAAARHHQTAAAA, from the exons ATGTCATCGAAACGCAGGAAGTTCACCCCGGAGTTCAAGGCTGACGCGGTCCAGCTCGTGGTGGTCGCGCAGCGGCCGATCGCGCAGGTCGCGCGGGAGTTGGAGATCAACGAAAGCTCGCTGGGCTACTGGGTCAAGCTCTACCGGAAACAGCACCCCGACCCGGTCAAGGCCCCGCCGCCGGTCGAGGCGGCCCGCCTCGCCGCGCTTGAGGCCGAAGTTCGTCGTTTGTCGGAGGAGAACGCGTTCCTGAAAAAAGCAG GCGGCCTTCTTCGCAAGGACGCAACCGTGACCGACAAGTTCACGCTGATCCACGCGGAGAAGGCCACCCACACCGTCGAGTTGATGACCCGACTGTTGGACGTGTCACGGGCCGGGTACTACGCGTGGGCGAAGCGAGGCGACACCCCTGGCCCGGCGGCGACCCGGCGGGCGGAAGTGACCGCGGCGGTGATCGAGAGCCACGCCGCCTCCAACGGCGTCAACGGGCATCGGCGGGTGCTGGCTGACCTGACAGCCGACGGGGTGCCGGCCTCGGCGGGGATGGTGCGCTCGATCATGCGTCAGGCCGGGATCGCCGGCATCCAGCCCCGGACGAAGAAACGCACCACGATCCCCGCCGATGATGCTGAACAGCGCCCTGACCTGGTCAAACGCGACTTCACCTCCGACACGGCAGGGTCGAAGCTGGTCGGTGACATCACGTACCTGCGCACCGGTGAGGGATGGCTCTACCTGGCCACCGTGATCGATCTCCACTCCCGGATGGTGGTCGGCTGGGCGATGGCGGAGCACATGCGCACCGAACTGATCAGCGCCGCTCTGCGGATGGCCCACACCCACGGACACCTCGCCCCCGGGGCGGTGTTCCACTCCGACCGCGGATCTCAGTACACCTCCGCCGACTACGCCGCCCTGGCCGGCCAGTTCGGGGTGCAGCTGTCGGTCGGGCGGACCGGATCGTGTCACGACAACGCGGTCGCCGAGTCGTGGTTCTCGATGCTGAAGAACGAGATGTACTACCGGCACCGGTTCGCGACCCGAGCGCAAGCCAGGCTCCACGTCATGCAGTACATCGAGGTGTTCTACAACCGACGCCGCCGCCACTCCACCCTCGACTACCAAACCCCAGCCGCGGTCCACGCCGCCGCCCGTCACCATCAGACCGCAGCCGCGGCCTGA
- a CDS encoding site-specific integrase, translated as MSDSQPGALHSAAGGLVAVDQQAGMLLPEDLSLDAAEAAFASASRASSTLRGYRSDWTEFVTWCRDNHHTALPATDIAISRYISVLATAGAKVGTISRRLSTIRFAHKVRNHPDPTQTARVIAVWEGIRRQLGAPPDQARPLMPPLLLDVVDACPAMTKWKTRDDEPSLSGIRDRVLLLVGFVSALRASELAALEVDQIKPHERGLVIELTRSKTNQTGDLELVVLPWGARQDYCPVTALRHWLTVAGITEGLVFRSVSKGNRVSARGLTPDGLSRLITQAVTRAGLDATGFSAHSLRAGFVTYAAKRGATSLQIARQTRHKDLASIGIYTRIEDAWEENAATQLPL; from the coding sequence ATGTCTGATAGCCAGCCAGGGGCCCTGCACAGTGCGGCTGGTGGTCTGGTCGCGGTTGATCAGCAGGCGGGGATGTTGCTGCCGGAGGACCTGTCGTTGGATGCGGCCGAGGCCGCGTTCGCCTCGGCCTCCCGGGCGTCGTCGACGTTGCGTGGATACCGCTCCGACTGGACCGAGTTCGTCACCTGGTGCCGCGACAACCATCACACGGCGTTGCCCGCCACCGACATCGCGATCTCCCGCTACATCTCGGTGCTGGCAACCGCCGGGGCGAAGGTCGGCACGATCAGCCGGCGTCTGTCGACGATCCGGTTCGCCCACAAGGTCCGTAACCATCCCGACCCCACCCAGACCGCGCGCGTGATCGCAGTGTGGGAAGGGATCCGCCGACAGCTCGGGGCTCCCCCGGACCAGGCCCGCCCCCTCATGCCCCCACTCCTCCTCGACGTCGTTGATGCTTGCCCGGCGATGACGAAATGGAAGACCCGCGACGATGAGCCCTCGCTCAGCGGGATCCGGGACCGGGTACTCCTGCTGGTCGGGTTCGTGTCCGCGCTGCGCGCCTCCGAACTCGCCGCCCTCGAGGTTGATCAGATCAAACCCCACGAACGGGGGCTGGTGATCGAGCTCACCCGCTCCAAAACCAACCAGACCGGAGACCTTGAGCTCGTGGTCCTCCCCTGGGGTGCCCGCCAGGACTACTGCCCCGTCACCGCGCTACGCCACTGGCTCACCGTCGCCGGCATCACCGAAGGCCTGGTGTTCCGGTCCGTCTCCAAAGGCAACCGGGTCAGCGCCCGTGGCCTCACCCCCGACGGCCTGTCTCGGCTGATCACCCAGGCAGTCACCCGGGCCGGTCTCGACGCCACCGGCTTCTCGGCGCATTCCCTTCGGGCGGGGTTCGTCACCTACGCCGCGAAACGCGGCGCCACCTCCCTGCAGATCGCCAGACAGACCCGGCACAAGGACCTGGCCTCCATCGGCATCTACACCCGCATCGAAGACGCCTGGGAAGAGAACGCCGCCACCCAACTCCCTCTCTGA
- a CDS encoding recombinase family protein, producing the protein MARLMLQVLGAFAEFERNLIKERQAEGIRLAKAAGRYKGRAPKLTAEQLNTAQEKIAAGVSKARVARDLAVDRSTLYRALQRSQASHKSDASVSRNLAAKEEQGEAGDR; encoded by the coding sequence ATGGCTAGGCTCATGCTTCAGGTCCTCGGCGCGTTCGCGGAGTTCGAGCGCAACCTCATCAAGGAGCGTCAGGCCGAAGGGATCCGGCTGGCTAAAGCCGCAGGCAGGTACAAAGGCCGAGCGCCGAAGCTCACGGCCGAGCAGCTGAACACGGCTCAGGAGAAGATCGCGGCCGGGGTGTCAAAAGCACGGGTCGCCCGCGACCTCGCTGTCGACAGGTCCACTCTCTATCGCGCACTCCAGCGTTCTCAGGCGAGTCACAAAAGCGACGCCTCCGTGTCACGAAACTTGGCTGCGAAGGAGGAGCAGGGTGAGGCTGGCGATCGCTGA
- the istB gene encoding IS21-like element helper ATPase IstB — protein sequence MTTGKNIAAEIAFLARELKTPVITETFTTLGDQARQAGWSHEEYLAAVLGRQVASRTANGTRMRISAAHFPQVKTMQDFTFDHIPAVTRDVIAHLGTCTFIAKRENVVLLGPPGTGKTHLAIALGIKAAEASYPVLFDSATGWIHRLAQAHAKGSLERELRRLNRYRLLIIDEVGYLPLDAAAAALFFQLVASRYETGSIIVTSNLPFSRWGETLGDDVVAAATIDRLVHHAHVIALDGDSYRTRGHRDSINQQNK from the coding sequence ATGACCACCGGAAAGAACATCGCAGCCGAGATCGCGTTCCTGGCGCGGGAACTGAAGACCCCGGTGATCACCGAGACCTTCACAACCCTGGGCGACCAAGCCCGCCAAGCCGGCTGGTCCCACGAGGAATACCTCGCCGCTGTCCTGGGCAGGCAGGTCGCATCCCGCACCGCCAACGGCACCAGGATGAGGATCTCAGCAGCCCACTTCCCACAGGTCAAGACCATGCAGGACTTCACCTTCGATCACATCCCCGCCGTCACCAGGGACGTGATCGCGCACCTGGGGACCTGCACCTTCATCGCGAAACGGGAGAACGTGGTCCTGCTCGGGCCACCCGGCACAGGCAAGACCCACCTGGCGATCGCCTTGGGCATCAAGGCCGCCGAAGCGTCCTACCCGGTGTTGTTCGACTCCGCGACCGGCTGGATCCACCGGCTGGCCCAAGCCCACGCCAAAGGCAGCCTCGAGCGCGAACTCCGACGGCTGAACCGCTACCGACTACTCATCATCGACGAAGTCGGATACCTACCGCTGGACGCGGCCGCGGCGGCGTTATTCTTCCAGCTCGTCGCCTCCCGCTACGAGACCGGCTCCATCATCGTGACCTCGAACCTGCCCTTCAGCCGCTGGGGCGAAACCCTCGGCGACGACGTCGTCGCCGCCGCCACCATCGACCGCCTCGTCCACCACGCCCACGTCATCGCCCTGGACGGCGACTCCTACCGAACCCGCGGACACCGCGACAGCATCAACCAGCAAAACAAGTAG
- the istA gene encoding IS21 family transposase: MISVEDWAEIRRLHKSEKMAIKAIARQLGVARNTVRAALSSDGPPKYERVPAGSVVDEFEPQIRALLSKTPTMPATVIAERIGWTRSPSVLRAKVAELRPLFAPSDPADRTEYRPGEVVQCDLWFPPKVVRVAADVWTAPPVLTMVAAWSGFIAAVLLPSRTTGDLLAGMWQLLSGSFGGVPKTLVWDNEAGIGQHRRLTVAARAFAGTLGTQIYQTRPRDPEAKGVVERANGFLQTSFLPGREFGSPAEFNTQLGAWLPRANQRLLRRTGAAPAARLAAEVAAMTALPPVPPAVGFSDRIRLGRDYYVRVMGNDYSVDPTMIGRFVDITCSLEHVTVRCAGTVVALHERCWDLRRTITDPTHVAAAKQLRAAFQSRTTPTPGRAEPSQQVGLRPLSDYDALFNLKAAPAQSVKEVA, from the coding sequence GTGATCAGCGTGGAGGATTGGGCCGAGATCAGACGGCTTCATAAGTCGGAGAAGATGGCGATCAAGGCGATCGCGCGCCAGTTGGGGGTGGCGAGGAACACGGTCCGGGCGGCGTTGTCCTCCGATGGGCCCCCGAAGTATGAGCGTGTCCCGGCGGGGTCGGTGGTCGATGAGTTCGAGCCGCAGATCCGGGCGTTGCTGTCGAAGACGCCGACGATGCCGGCCACGGTGATCGCGGAGCGGATCGGGTGGACCCGGTCGCCGTCGGTACTGCGGGCCAAAGTCGCCGAGCTGCGGCCGTTGTTCGCGCCGTCGGATCCGGCCGATCGGACCGAGTACCGGCCTGGGGAGGTCGTGCAGTGTGATCTGTGGTTCCCGCCCAAGGTCGTGCGGGTGGCTGCGGATGTGTGGACCGCGCCGCCGGTACTGACGATGGTCGCGGCATGGTCGGGGTTCATCGCCGCGGTGTTGCTGCCTTCCCGCACTACCGGTGATCTGCTGGCAGGGATGTGGCAGCTGCTGTCGGGCAGCTTCGGAGGAGTTCCGAAGACGCTGGTCTGGGACAACGAGGCCGGTATCGGTCAACACCGCCGCCTCACCGTTGCGGCACGAGCGTTCGCAGGGACGTTGGGAACCCAGATCTACCAGACCAGACCCAGAGACCCGGAGGCCAAGGGGGTGGTGGAACGCGCCAACGGCTTCTTGCAGACCTCGTTCCTCCCGGGCCGCGAGTTCGGATCCCCGGCCGAGTTCAACACTCAACTCGGAGCTTGGCTGCCGCGGGCTAACCAGCGGCTGCTGCGCCGCACCGGCGCTGCTCCCGCGGCACGGTTGGCAGCCGAAGTGGCAGCGATGACCGCGCTGCCGCCAGTGCCACCCGCGGTGGGGTTCAGCGACCGGATCAGGCTGGGCAGGGACTACTACGTCCGGGTGATGGGCAACGACTACTCCGTGGACCCGACGATGATCGGCAGGTTCGTCGACATCACCTGCAGCCTGGAACACGTCACTGTCCGCTGCGCCGGGACTGTGGTGGCCCTGCACGAGCGTTGCTGGGACCTGCGACGCACCATCACCGACCCCACCCATGTCGCGGCCGCCAAACAGCTGCGCGCAGCCTTCCAGTCCCGCACCACCCCGACGCCCGGAAGGGCGGAGCCAAGCCAGCAAGTAGGGCTGCGGCCGCTGAGTGACTACGACGCACTGTTCAACCTGAAGGCTGCCCCCGCGCAGTCGGTGAAGGAGGTGGCCTGA
- a CDS encoding ATP-binding cassette domain-containing protein, with protein sequence MTSATAWSPATAAGRSWLPSIASPSTCPLAPTKSGVWCGTRTTLPSGSRVANQWESVTVTTAWARSPRQRLPQPTSNRLSSALGRRGDRYASVTTPLKEIDLLRFEDVTYSYARRRAPVLRNFTYEFPSGRSVLLGPNGAGKSTLMSLAVGWRTPQAGTVSLGPDVGPKRSASRRAHALAPGTVGFMPQDIRHLPGLTVIEQVRYAGWLKGMRQRDTEAKSRELLCRLGLEDKMADSAKNLSGGQLRRMGLAMAMVHEPKVLILDEPTAGLDPAQRSNFRELIAQVSDSEMIISTHQVDDIQAIYSNVAVLLSGQVVWEGTPREFVSLAPEGPHQAELAFKVVMKQEGLSE encoded by the coding sequence GTGACCTCGGCGACCGCCTGGTCTCCAGCTACGGCGGCTGGGCGATCGTGGCTTCCATCGATAGCCTCCCCGTCTACCTGCCCGCTTGCCCCGACGAAATCAGGCGTCTGGTGTGGTACAAGGACAACGCTCCCATCCGGGTCCCGGGTTGCGAATCAGTGGGAATCAGTTACCGTCACAACCGCGTGGGCTCGAAGCCCACGACAGCGGCTCCCGCAACCCACGTCAAATCGCCTCTCGTCCGCCCTCGGTAGACGAGGCGACCGGTACGCTTCAGTAACTACCCCTCTTAAGGAGATTGATTTGCTCAGGTTCGAAGACGTCACGTACTCCTACGCGCGCAGGCGTGCACCTGTACTTCGAAACTTCACTTACGAATTTCCTTCTGGGCGCTCAGTCCTGCTGGGGCCTAATGGTGCAGGCAAGTCAACTCTCATGTCCCTTGCCGTCGGCTGGAGGACTCCGCAGGCAGGCACAGTGAGTCTCGGTCCGGATGTGGGCCCGAAGCGGTCCGCATCAAGACGCGCACATGCATTGGCTCCGGGAACCGTAGGCTTCATGCCCCAAGATATTCGTCACCTCCCTGGGCTGACCGTTATAGAGCAGGTGCGCTACGCCGGGTGGCTGAAGGGAATGCGGCAACGCGACACGGAGGCTAAGTCCCGGGAACTCCTGTGCAGGCTGGGACTCGAAGACAAGATGGCTGACAGCGCCAAGAACCTCTCTGGGGGCCAACTCCGTCGTATGGGATTGGCAATGGCCATGGTGCACGAGCCAAAGGTTCTCATCCTCGATGAACCAACAGCCGGCCTAGACCCAGCGCAAAGATCAAACTTCCGTGAACTCATTGCCCAAGTTTCGGATTCGGAGATGATCATTTCTACCCATCAGGTGGATGATATCCAAGCAATCTACTCGAACGTTGCCGTGTTGCTCTCCGGACAGGTTGTTTGGGAAGGGACGCCTCGCGAGTTCGTCTCCCTCGCCCCCGAAGGTCCTCACCAAGCCGAACTCGCGTTCAAGGTTGTCATGAAGCAGGAAGGCCTCTCCGAATGA
- a CDS encoding DUF7224 domain-containing protein has protein sequence MNFSTALLKSPGVWVVPMALAVLVSRIQGTEESGEGYHTAVTLMNISSVTFIAPLVALSAAWEGTKLRYARILTMPRSRSMLRILTAPMAVSVAPAALILTLFTMFDGPAVGSADWLLIMSGVVTLTAWGLLGLGFGCVMPPVVSLPLAMLLPAVWLIFARVYEPLWLRHLTGAWTGCCFTNQTIATEPLAAAVIFNLGVGLAGILLCWAATLRLRRPNSIRGITFLTICVLASITLVAANLVKDFGYSPGVPRKDATICDGLVPELCMWDEHELVRGEVRHTLDEAASAWNAAGVTMPERFDEGVEVAAEGHVPLVIQGTAPSEYWLSSFAFAMTNRTCPDGVVMGEAQGSSQDGLAAMGWLLVVAGEDPADVLNESTPPAAEKLQELLASGGDASLWVNSVIEQRDECS, from the coding sequence ATGAACTTCTCCACTGCCCTCCTGAAAAGCCCGGGTGTGTGGGTCGTCCCGATGGCCCTCGCCGTGTTGGTGTCCCGGATTCAAGGGACGGAGGAGTCAGGCGAAGGATATCATACTGCCGTGACACTCATGAATATATCGAGTGTCACGTTCATCGCACCCCTAGTGGCGCTATCCGCCGCTTGGGAGGGGACAAAGCTCCGCTACGCGCGCATTCTGACCATGCCTAGATCGAGGTCGATGCTGAGAATCCTCACTGCCCCAATGGCTGTATCGGTGGCGCCAGCCGCCCTGATCCTAACGCTCTTCACGATGTTTGACGGTCCAGCAGTAGGATCGGCGGATTGGCTCCTCATCATGAGCGGTGTCGTAACTTTGACGGCATGGGGGCTGCTTGGGCTGGGATTCGGCTGTGTGATGCCCCCTGTGGTCTCGTTGCCTTTGGCCATGCTGCTCCCCGCCGTCTGGCTGATATTTGCGCGTGTTTACGAACCTCTTTGGCTGCGCCACCTTACGGGGGCCTGGACCGGGTGTTGCTTCACAAATCAGACGATTGCCACAGAGCCCCTAGCGGCCGCCGTCATCTTCAACCTAGGAGTTGGTCTTGCAGGGATCTTGCTCTGCTGGGCCGCAACACTCCGTCTGCGTCGGCCGAACTCAATCAGGGGAATCACGTTCCTAACCATCTGCGTACTGGCATCGATCACCCTTGTGGCGGCTAACCTAGTGAAGGATTTCGGGTATAGCCCAGGCGTACCTAGAAAGGACGCCACTATTTGTGATGGGCTGGTGCCCGAGCTGTGCATGTGGGATGAGCATGAGCTGGTACGGGGCGAGGTTCGCCACACTCTCGATGAGGCAGCTTCTGCGTGGAACGCTGCGGGAGTCACGATGCCGGAGAGATTCGATGAAGGTGTCGAAGTTGCCGCAGAGGGCCACGTTCCACTCGTAATTCAGGGAACCGCGCCGAGCGAATACTGGTTATCCTCATTCGCGTTTGCTATGACGAATCGAACTTGCCCTGACGGAGTAGTGATGGGTGAAGCGCAAGGGTCGAGCCAAGATGGGTTAGCGGCGATGGGGTGGCTACTCGTTGTCGCCGGCGAGGACCCAGCCGACGTACTCAACGAGTCGACGCCTCCTGCAGCCGAAAAACTCCAAGAACTTCTAGCTAGTGGTGGCGATGCGAGCCTATGGGTAAATAGTGTCATCGAGCAGAGAGATGAGTGCTCATGA
- a CDS encoding helix-turn-helix domain-containing protein → MANKPAPALPLREGDQAILEKVLRTSSTTAGAAQRARIVLLASQGTTNALIAELAGVSRPTVNLWRGRYLEHGMAGLVDVQRPGRPKVVDDAEIITATLTPPPKRLGVTHWSSRLLAPRLGVHHSTITKAWKKYGVRPWKAETFKFSTEPRTGGQGH, encoded by the coding sequence ATGGCAAACAAACCAGCACCAGCCCTGCCGCTTCGTGAGGGAGACCAAGCGATATTGGAGAAGGTGCTGCGCACCAGTAGCACCACCGCCGGTGCGGCGCAGCGGGCCAGGATCGTTCTGCTGGCCTCTCAGGGGACCACGAATGCCCTGATCGCTGAACTGGCGGGGGTGTCACGTCCGACGGTGAATCTGTGGCGGGGCCGCTACCTCGAACACGGGATGGCCGGGCTGGTCGACGTGCAGCGTCCCGGCCGACCGAAAGTGGTTGATGATGCGGAGATCATCACCGCGACGTTGACGCCGCCGCCTAAGAGACTGGGGGTGACGCACTGGTCGAGCCGGCTGTTGGCTCCCCGTCTGGGGGTGCACCACTCCACGATCACCAAGGCGTGGAAGAAGTACGGGGTCAGGCCCTGGAAGGCTGAGACGTTTAAGTTCTCCACCGAACCCCGAACTGGTGGCCAAGGTCACTGA
- a CDS encoding IS110 family transposase, with translation MTTTTIDRDTSNAVVAGVDTHKDTHHVAVLAAGSGARLGDLQVPATPAGYERLLGFVASFGAIALVGVEGTNSYGAGLARYLAAADVTIREVIRPKRAQRRRGKSDPIDAYAAAQQALAEPEILPIAKTSDGPVEQIRVLMAVRRSAMKARIAAHRQITSLLITAPDAVRTRFAHLDSDPLIDTLAATRPGPAVNSVTAATGQALRRLARRHQNLTAEIADIDAELRILTTQSAPAMLATKGFGVITTATLLITAGDNPARLRTEASFAALSGAAPIPASSGKTTRHRLNRGGDRQANWALHQIALVRLSTDPRTKAYAAKLTAAGKSKKDVLRCLKRAIAREAWHLIVHPAPTPRIDDLRPLRHLRGLTLTQAAEHLGTVPARISELERGTRLNIQLANAYRDYLNAA, from the coding sequence ATGACAACAACGACAATCGACCGCGACACGAGCAACGCCGTCGTTGCTGGTGTCGACACACACAAAGACACCCATCACGTCGCGGTGCTCGCGGCCGGTAGCGGTGCCCGGCTCGGGGACCTGCAAGTGCCCGCGACACCCGCGGGCTATGAACGACTGCTCGGGTTCGTCGCATCGTTTGGTGCAATCGCGCTGGTCGGCGTCGAGGGCACGAACTCCTACGGCGCGGGCCTGGCCCGCTACCTCGCCGCCGCGGACGTCACGATCCGTGAGGTGATCCGCCCCAAGAGGGCGCAACGGCGCCGCGGGAAGTCCGACCCGATCGACGCCTACGCTGCCGCTCAGCAGGCCCTCGCCGAGCCGGAAATCCTGCCGATCGCGAAGACCAGCGACGGGCCAGTCGAGCAGATTCGGGTGCTGATGGCCGTGCGCCGCAGCGCGATGAAGGCCCGCATCGCCGCGCATCGACAGATCACATCCCTGCTGATCACCGCCCCGGACGCCGTCCGGACCCGCTTCGCTCACCTCGACAGCGACCCCTTGATCGACACGCTCGCCGCCACCCGGCCAGGCCCCGCTGTCAACAGTGTCACCGCCGCGACCGGGCAAGCGCTACGCCGGCTGGCACGGCGCCACCAGAACCTCACCGCGGAGATCGCCGACATCGACGCCGAGCTACGCATCCTGACCACCCAGTCCGCGCCCGCGATGCTCGCCACCAAAGGGTTCGGCGTGATCACCACCGCAACCCTGCTCATCACCGCGGGTGACAACCCCGCCCGGCTCCGCACCGAAGCATCCTTCGCCGCGCTGAGCGGAGCCGCCCCGATCCCCGCCAGCTCCGGGAAAACCACCCGGCACCGCCTCAACCGCGGCGGCGACCGGCAAGCCAACTGGGCCCTACACCAGATCGCGCTCGTACGGCTGTCCACCGACCCACGTACCAAGGCCTACGCCGCCAAACTCACCGCCGCGGGCAAGAGCAAGAAGGACGTCCTGCGCTGCCTCAAACGCGCCATCGCCCGCGAGGCCTGGCACCTCATCGTCCACCCCGCACCCACACCACGCATCGACGACCTCCGTCCCCTCCGACACCTGCGAGGGCTCACCCTGACCCAGGCCGCCGAGCACCTCGGAACCGTCCCAGCACGCATCAGCGAACTCGAACGCGGCACCCGCCTGAACATCCAACTTGCGAACGCCTACCGCGACTACCTCAACGCCGCTTGA
- a CDS encoding IS3 family transposase (programmed frameshift), with product MSSKRRKYTAEFKADAVQLVVVAQRPIAQVARELEINESSLGYWVKIYREQHPDPVKAPPPVEAARLAALEAEVRRLSEENAFLKKGRGLLRQDATVTDMFTLIHAEKATHSVELMTRLLDVSRAGYYSWVKRGDTPGPAATRRAEVTAAVIDSHTASNGVNGHRRVRADLTADGVPASEGMVRSIMRQAGIAGIQPRTKKRTTIPADDAEQRPDLVKRDFTSDTPGTKLVGDITYLRTGKGWLFLATVIDLHSRMVVGWAMAEHMRTELISAALRMAHTHGHLAPGAIFHSDRGSQYTSADYAAVASQLGVQLSVGRTGSCHDNAVAESWFSMLKNEMYHRHRFATRAQARLHVMQYIEVFYNRRRRHSTLDYQTPAAVHAAHQPQTAAAA from the exons ATGTCATCGAAACGCAGGAAGTACACCGCAGAGTTCAAGGCTGACGCGGTCCAGCTCGTGGTGGTCGCTCAGCGGCCGATCGCGCAGGTCGCGCGGGAGTTGGAGATCAATGAGAGCTCGCTGGGCTACTGGGTCAAGATCTACCGGGAACAGCACCCTGACCCGGTGAAGGCCCCGCCCCCGGTGGAGGCGGCCCGCCTGGCCGCGTTGGAGGCCGAGGTGCGCCGGCTGTCGGAGGAGAACGCGTTCCTGAAAAAAG GCCGCGGCCTTCTTCGCCAGGACGCAACCGTGACCGACATGTTCACGCTGATCCACGCGGAGAAGGCCACCCACTCGGTCGAGTTGATGACCCGCCTGCTGGACGTGTCGCGGGCCGGTTACTACTCGTGGGTGAAGCGAGGCGATACCCCGGGCCCGGCGGCGACCCGACGGGCGGAGGTGACCGCTGCGGTGATCGACAGCCACACCGCCTCCAACGGCGTCAACGGGCACCGCCGGGTGCGCGCCGATCTGACCGCCGACGGCGTGCCCGCCTCGGAGGGGATGGTGCGCTCGATCATGCGCCAGGCCGGGATCGCCGGCATCCAGCCGCGGACGAAGAAACGCACCACGATCCCCGCCGACGACGCCGAACAGCGCCCTGACCTGGTCAAACGCGACTTCACCTCCGACACGCCAGGGACCAAGCTGGTCGGTGACATCACCTACCTGCGCACTGGCAAGGGGTGGCTGTTCCTGGCCACCGTGATCGATCTCCACTCCCGGATGGTGGTCGGTTGGGCAATGGCCGAGCACATGCGCACCGAACTGATCAGCGCCGCTCTGCGGATGGCCCACACCCACGGACACCTCGCCCCTGGAGCGATCTTCCACTCCGACCGCGGATCTCAGTACACCTCAGCCGACTACGCCGCCGTCGCCAGCCAACTCGGGGTGCAGCTGTCGGTCGGGCGGACCGGATCGTGCCACGACAACGCGGTGGCCGAATCGTGGTTCTCGATGCTGAAGAACGAGATGTACCACCGGCACAGGTTCGCGACCCGAGCCCAAGCCAGGCTCCACGTCATGCAGTACATCGAGGTGTTCTACAACCGACGCCGCCGTCACTCCACCCTCGACTACCAAACCCCAGCGGCGGTCCACGCGGCCCACCAACCTCAGACCGCAGCCGCGGCCTGA
- the moaC gene encoding cyclic pyranopterin monophosphate synthase MoaC: MGFTHLDSAGHARMVDVTAKQPTVRSATAVASVRCSQDVVSALREGTVPKGDVLAVARVAGIAAAKKVPDLLPLAHVIGVHGVTVDLDIVDTGIDITATVRTADRTGVEMEALTAATVAALAVVDMIKGVDKLSEIVSAKVVAKSGGRSGDWTR, translated from the coding sequence ATGGGTTTCACGCACTTGGATTCTGCCGGGCACGCGCGGATGGTCGACGTCACCGCGAAGCAGCCGACGGTGCGCTCCGCGACGGCCGTTGCGAGCGTGCGTTGCTCGCAGGATGTGGTCTCGGCGCTGCGTGAGGGGACGGTGCCGAAGGGGGACGTGCTCGCGGTGGCGAGGGTGGCCGGCATCGCGGCGGCAAAGAAGGTGCCCGACCTGCTCCCGCTCGCCCACGTTATCGGCGTGCACGGCGTGACCGTCGACCTCGACATCGTCGACACAGGCATCGACATTACCGCCACGGTCCGTACCGCGGACCGAACCGGGGTCGAGATGGAGGCGCTCACGGCCGCGACGGTCGCCGCCCTGGCCGTGGTGGACATGATCAAGGGCGTCGACAAGCTCAGCGAGATCGTCTCGGCGAAGGTCGTCGCCAAGAGCGGTGGCAGGTCAGGCGACTGGACGCGCTGA